The following DNA comes from Alphaproteobacteria bacterium.
CTTTTGCTGCGTTTCATTTTCTACGCCTCCTTATTTCTTACCAAGACTGCGCAGATAGACGATGATGTCGTCGATCTCCTGATTGGTCAGATCGGCCAACCCAGCCGGCCCCTGAAAGGCCAACATGCGGGTATTGGAGCGGCCCTTTTTGATGGTTTCCCGGATGAAGCCGTCGGTGACCTTGTTCAAAAAACCGGCCGATCCTATGGCCGTACCGGTGCCGCCGGCCTCGTAACCGTCGCCGCTGACGCCATGACAGGTGGAGCAGATGTTGTTGTACCAGGTTTGTCCCAGGCGGGGATCACCGCGGGCGTCGGGCTGGCCGTCCACTTCCTTGGCCCGGTTCGGCTTTTGCTCGTGGAAGCGCAGAAAGGCCACGATGGCACGGACTTTCTTGCGCCCCAAATGGGCAAACGGCGGCATCCCCGTATCCTCCCGGCCATCACGGATTGTGGCCTCGAAAAACTTGTCCGTCGAGATGCTCAGAAGTTCCTGATTGGTCAACGACGGCGCCACACCAGGCGAGCCGATGGCGTCGGCCTGATGACAGACCTCGCAATTCTCGACGAACAGTACCTTGCCCAGTTTCAGCGTCGATGGAGACGCCGTGGCGGCCTGGCTGGCGGTGCTGAAGGTGGCCCAGGCCAGGCCGGCCAGGCCGGCGAACATCACTTTGAATGCGAACATGTTCTCTCCCTACCCTCTGCGATCTCGAGCGCCCCACGTTGGGCCGTCAATCCGACTAGTCGTCCTTGCCCCATCCATCGTCCTTGGAAGGAGCCGCCATGTCCAGGTGGCAGGAACGGCAATCCACCTTTTCCTCTTCCATCCTGTCATGCAGCGCATCCATCACCGCCTCCTCGTCGAAGCCCTCGGGTAGCGTATGGACGATTCCCTGATGGCATTCGATGCAGGTGGTGCCCCACTTTTCGGCCAACCCGTGCATGGTGCGGGCCTGGATATCCTGCACCTGGCGGTTCATGTATTCGATGCCGTGGCAGTTCCGGCACTCCCGCGAATCAGTACCTACCATATCGTTCCAGACGTATCCCGCCAACTGCAACCGCTTGGCGTTGAACTCGCCCGGGGTGCTGATCGATCCCATCAGCCAGTGAAACAATTCGTTGGTCGCGCCGATCTTGCGGACGACCTTGTGAATCCATTCCTTGGGCACGTGGCAGTCGGGGCACGAGGCCCGCACACCGGTGCGATTGGTGAAGTGCGCCGATTTACGGTATTCCCGGTAAACGTTCTCCTCCATGACATGGCAGGATATGCAAAAGGTCTCGGTGCTGGTGGCCTCCAAACTCCAATTGAAGGCGCCCCAAAAGAGTATGCCGGCCACGAACGCGGCTAGGATCGCAGATAGCGGACGGCTGCTGACGGTGGTTTGCAAGAACCGCAATAGCACGACCAGCCATTCCGGTCGCGCCCACGACCGGCGCAATATCTGGCTCTCTTCGCGTCCCGCCATTTCCCCCCGGGGGCTTGCTTCGCCGCCTGTTTACCGTGACAGCTAAGCCTCGCAAAATCAATGCCCTAGCCCGCAATCAGCACTTCCCAGAAACCGCGACAGGGTTAACATGGAAGCTGCAACAGGAGCATCGCCATGGACAACCAAATCACCCAGCAAGCGCTCGACTATCATCGCCGCCCCGCCCCGGGCAAGCTCACCGTCACGCCGACCAAGCCGCTGGGCAACCAGCGCGACCTGGCGCTGGCCTATTCGCCGGGCGTGGCGGCGGTCTGTGACGCCATCGTGGCCGACAACGCGGCAGCCTTCGAGATGACCGTGCGGGGCAATCTGGTGGCCGTGGTCAGCAATGGATCGGCGGTCCTGGGGCTCGGCGATATCGGGCCGCTGGCCGCCAAGCCGGTGATGGAGGGCAAGGCGGTTCTGTTCAAGAAATTCGCCGGCATCGACGTTTTCGACCTCGAGATCGACGCCACCGACCCCGACCGGCTGGTCGAGATCGTGGCGGCGCTGGAGCCCACCTTCGGCGCCATCAACCTCGAGGACATCAAGGCCCCGGATTGCTTCGTGGTGGAGCGCGAGTTGCGCCGGCGCATGAACATACCGGTTTTCCATGACGACCAGCACGGCACCGCCATCGTGGCCAGCGCGGCGTTGAAAAATGGACTGGCCGT
Coding sequences within:
- a CDS encoding c-type cytochrome, which gives rise to MFAFKVMFAGLAGLAWATFSTASQAATASPSTLKLGKVLFVENCEVCHQADAIGSPGVAPSLTNQELLSISTDKFFEATIRDGREDTGMPPFAHLGRKKVRAIVAFLRFHEQKPNRAKEVDGQPDARGDPRLGQTWYNNICSTCHGVSGDGYEAGGTGTAIGSAGFLNKVTDGFIRETIKKGRSNTRMLAFQGPAGLADLTNQEIDDIIVYLRSLGKK
- a CDS encoding NapC/NirT family cytochrome c gives rise to the protein MAGREESQILRRSWARPEWLVVLLRFLQTTVSSRPLSAILAAFVAGILFWGAFNWSLEATSTETFCISCHVMEENVYREYRKSAHFTNRTGVRASCPDCHVPKEWIHKVVRKIGATNELFHWLMGSISTPGEFNAKRLQLAGYVWNDMVGTDSRECRNCHGIEYMNRQVQDIQARTMHGLAEKWGTTCIECHQGIVHTLPEGFDEEAVMDALHDRMEEEKVDCRSCHLDMAAPSKDDGWGKDD